A genomic region of Prionailurus viverrinus isolate Anna chromosome D4, UM_Priviv_1.0, whole genome shotgun sequence contains the following coding sequences:
- the GBGT1 gene encoding globoside alpha-1,3-N-acetylgalactosaminyltransferase 1 isoform X2, which translates to MKLQYKGQKPFQPVTQSLYPQPKLLEQRPAELLTLTPWLAPIVSEGTFNPELLQHIYQPLNLTIGLTVFAVGKYTRFVQHFLESAEQFFMQGHRVHYYVFTNDPTAIPRVPLGPGRLLSIVLIQRHSRWEEISMRRMETISRHIAERAHREVDYIFCLDVDMVFRNPWGPETLGDLVAAIHPGYYAVPRQHFPYERRHASTAFVADDEGDFYYGGAVFGGRVARVYEFTRGCHMAILADKANGIMAAWQEESHLNRRFISYKPSRVLSPEYLWDDRKPQPPSLKLIRFSTLDKDSSWLRS; encoded by the exons ATGAAACTGCAGTATAAGGGGCAGAAGCCATTTCAGCCTGTGACACA GTCACTGTACCCTCAGCCCAAGCTTCTGGAGCAAAG GCCTGCAGAGCTGCTGACCCTCACGCCCTGGTTGGCGCCCATTGTCTCGGAGGGAACCTTCAACCCCGAGCTGCTGCAACACATCTACCAGCCGCTGAACCTGACCATTGGGCTCACAGTGTTTGCCGTGGGCAA GTACACCCGCTTCGTCCAGCATTTCCTGGAGTCAGCCGAGCAGTTCTTTATGCAGGGTCACCGGGTGCACTACTATGTTTTTACCAACGACCCCACAGCCATTCCTCGGGTCCCACTGGGCCCCGGCCGCCTCCTCAGCATCGTCCTCATCCAGAGGCACTCGCGCTGGGAGGAGATCTCCATGCGCCGGATGGAGACCATCAGCCGGCACATCGCCGAGAGGGCGCACCGGGAGGTGGACTACATCTTCTGCCTCGACGTGGACATGGTGTTCCGGAACCCGTGGGGCCCTGAGACCCTGGGGGACCTGGTGGCGGCCATTCACCCGGGCTACTATGCTGTGCCCCGCCAGCACTTTCCCTACGAGCGCAGGCATGCTTCCACCGCCTTTGTGGCAGACGACGAGGGGGACTTCTATTATGGTGGGGCGGTCTTTGGGGGGCGGGTGGCCAGGGTGTACGAGTTTACCAGAGGCTGCCACATGGCCATCCTGGCGGACAAGGCCAATGGCATCATGGCCGCCTGGCAGGAGGAGAGCCACCTGAACCGTCGTTTCATCTCCTACAAGCCCTCCAGAGTGCTGTCCCCTGAGTACCTCTGGGATGACAGGAAGCCCCAGCCACCGAGCCTGAAGCTGATCCGTTTTTCTACGCTGGACAAGGACAGCAGCTGGCTGAGGAGCTGA
- the GBGT1 gene encoding globoside alpha-1,3-N-acetylgalactosaminyltransferase 1 isoform X1 translates to MLYPAMRGHRLALGLGFCLLLGTALCSLWMYFENWLRVSYVPYYLPCPEIFNMKLQYKGQKPFQPVTQSLYPQPKLLEQRPAELLTLTPWLAPIVSEGTFNPELLQHIYQPLNLTIGLTVFAVGKYTRFVQHFLESAEQFFMQGHRVHYYVFTNDPTAIPRVPLGPGRLLSIVLIQRHSRWEEISMRRMETISRHIAERAHREVDYIFCLDVDMVFRNPWGPETLGDLVAAIHPGYYAVPRQHFPYERRHASTAFVADDEGDFYYGGAVFGGRVARVYEFTRGCHMAILADKANGIMAAWQEESHLNRRFISYKPSRVLSPEYLWDDRKPQPPSLKLIRFSTLDKDSSWLRS, encoded by the exons ATGCTGTACCCAGCAATGCGCGGCCACAGACTGGCCCTGGGCCTAGGATTCTGCCTGCTGTTGGGCACTGCTCTCTGCTCGCTGTG GATGTATTTTGAGAACTGGCTGCGGGTCTCCTATGTTCCCTATTATCTCCCCTGCCCAGAGATCTT CAACATGAAACTGCAGTATAAGGGGCAGAAGCCATTTCAGCCTGTGACACA GTCACTGTACCCTCAGCCCAAGCTTCTGGAGCAAAG GCCTGCAGAGCTGCTGACCCTCACGCCCTGGTTGGCGCCCATTGTCTCGGAGGGAACCTTCAACCCCGAGCTGCTGCAACACATCTACCAGCCGCTGAACCTGACCATTGGGCTCACAGTGTTTGCCGTGGGCAA GTACACCCGCTTCGTCCAGCATTTCCTGGAGTCAGCCGAGCAGTTCTTTATGCAGGGTCACCGGGTGCACTACTATGTTTTTACCAACGACCCCACAGCCATTCCTCGGGTCCCACTGGGCCCCGGCCGCCTCCTCAGCATCGTCCTCATCCAGAGGCACTCGCGCTGGGAGGAGATCTCCATGCGCCGGATGGAGACCATCAGCCGGCACATCGCCGAGAGGGCGCACCGGGAGGTGGACTACATCTTCTGCCTCGACGTGGACATGGTGTTCCGGAACCCGTGGGGCCCTGAGACCCTGGGGGACCTGGTGGCGGCCATTCACCCGGGCTACTATGCTGTGCCCCGCCAGCACTTTCCCTACGAGCGCAGGCATGCTTCCACCGCCTTTGTGGCAGACGACGAGGGGGACTTCTATTATGGTGGGGCGGTCTTTGGGGGGCGGGTGGCCAGGGTGTACGAGTTTACCAGAGGCTGCCACATGGCCATCCTGGCGGACAAGGCCAATGGCATCATGGCCGCCTGGCAGGAGGAGAGCCACCTGAACCGTCGTTTCATCTCCTACAAGCCCTCCAGAGTGCTGTCCCCTGAGTACCTCTGGGATGACAGGAAGCCCCAGCCACCGAGCCTGAAGCTGATCCGTTTTTCTACGCTGGACAAGGACAGCAGCTGGCTGAGGAGCTGA